GTTCTGCGGCTGCCCTTCACCGTCCAGAAATTGATCAACCGGATCAAAGCCTACGAACCCACGGATGATAAATTCATCCTTGAGGCTGGGCCCATCGAGCTTAATGTGCAAACCCAGTTAGTGACCTGTAACGGTCAGCTGACCAAACTGACGCCTCGGTTGGTGAAGATCTTGAAAATGTTGATGAAGAATAAGGGTAAAGTGGTGGAACGGGATCCATTGTTCAAATCGGTGTGGGAGACAAATTACACCGGTGATACCCGTACATTGGATGTGCATATCAGCTGGCTGCGCCAGGCGATCGAGGATGACCCTCGCCATCCGGAACTGATTCGGACCGTG
This Chloroflexota bacterium DNA region includes the following protein-coding sequences:
- a CDS encoding response regulator transcription factor, with the protein product MKQSKKLAILLIEGTRGDHSCFSKELKEKGYDVNFARSGSAGLKILENLTPHVLVIDAASLRTSGVRICQSFRKADSEIPIVLVVEENVEVPEDVDANLVLRLPFTVQKLINRIKAYEPTDDKFILEAGPIELNVQTQLVTCNGQLTKLTPRLVKILKMLMKNKGKVVERDPLFKSVWETNYTGDTRTLDVHISWLRQAIEDDPRHPELIRTVRGVGYILDV